Proteins from a genomic interval of Cupriavidus sp. WKF15:
- a CDS encoding nuclear transport factor 2 family protein, which yields MPDSTAMKATLLDYVERFNAGDAEGVAALYADDATVEDPVGAQPIAGKPAILAFYRHATSLGARLEVAAQPRGSHGNAAALTFSVHAHLEGRPARIDVTDIMTFATDGRIQSMRAHWGPDDVHFL from the coding sequence ATGCCCGATAGCACAGCGATGAAAGCCACGCTGCTCGACTATGTCGAGCGCTTCAATGCCGGCGATGCCGAGGGCGTCGCCGCGCTTTACGCCGACGATGCCACGGTGGAGGACCCGGTCGGGGCGCAGCCGATCGCCGGCAAGCCGGCCATCCTGGCCTTCTACCGGCACGCCACTTCTCTGGGCGCGCGACTGGAGGTGGCAGCCCAGCCGCGCGGCTCGCACGGCAATGCCGCCGCGCTGACCTTCTCGGTCCACGCGCATCTGGAAGGCCGGCCGGCGCGCATCGACGTGACCGACATCATGACGTTCGCCACGGACGGGCGCATCCAGAGCATGCGCGCCCACTGGGGGCCGGACGACGTGCACTTCCTGTAA
- a CDS encoding glucose 1-dehydrogenase has translation MEYPYNLFDLRGKVAAITGAARGIGAETARVLAAAGAKVAVLDVLEADGKATAEAIRGAGGEAAFWKLDVTSEGEVARVLDEVAARFGGLGILVNNAGIEGPNAPTHEVTLEQWQQVMAVNVTGTFLCTKHAIAHMERAGSGAIVNVSSMYGIAAGPDVPPYHASKAAVRIMAKTDAMLYAAKGIRSNSIHPGYIRTPMLEHVAQASGQGEALFDYLGGLTPIGKVGQPRDIAAGILYLVSDAGRYVTGAELVIDGGYTAR, from the coding sequence GTGGAATACCCGTACAACCTGTTCGACCTGCGTGGCAAGGTAGCCGCCATCACTGGTGCCGCGCGCGGCATTGGCGCCGAGACCGCACGCGTGCTGGCTGCGGCCGGCGCGAAGGTCGCGGTGCTCGATGTGCTGGAAGCGGACGGCAAGGCCACCGCCGAAGCGATCCGCGGCGCGGGCGGCGAGGCGGCCTTCTGGAAGCTCGATGTCACCAGCGAAGGCGAGGTGGCACGCGTGCTCGACGAGGTCGCGGCCCGCTTCGGCGGACTTGGCATCCTGGTCAACAACGCCGGCATCGAAGGCCCGAACGCGCCCACCCACGAGGTGACGCTGGAGCAATGGCAACAGGTGATGGCGGTGAACGTGACCGGCACCTTCCTGTGCACCAAGCATGCGATCGCGCACATGGAGCGCGCGGGCAGCGGCGCCATTGTCAACGTGTCGTCGATGTACGGCATTGCCGCCGGCCCGGACGTACCCCCTTACCATGCGTCCAAGGCGGCAGTGCGGATCATGGCCAAGACCGATGCGATGCTCTACGCGGCCAAGGGCATCCGCTCGAACTCCATTCATCCTGGCTATATCCGCACGCCGATGCTCGAACACGTGGCCCAGGCATCGGGGCAGGGCGAAGCGCTGTTCGACTACCTCGGCGGGCTGACCCCGATCGGCAAGGTGGGCCAGCCGCGCGATATCGCGGCTGGCATCCTCTATCTGGTGTCCGATGCCGGACGCTACGTTACCGGCGCCGAGCTGGTCATCGACGGCGGCTACACCGCACGCTGA
- a CDS encoding alpha/beta fold hydrolase — protein MSATSQTTPSSPHPNLPVGRFITTSAGLRLHCLDSGSGEPVVFIHGSGPGASGHSNFRHNAPAFEQAGFRTVVVDLPGYGQSSKPDDVEYTLDFFVAALREQLLALELPRCVLVGNSLGGAIALQYALDFPEHVSRLVMMAPGGVEERETYFQMEGIQRMVSLFTGGHMNPDTMRQLLQLLVHDASLVTDALVDERMAVCREQPREVLATMKVPNLTTRLGEIRCPVLGFWGTEDQFNPASGAMKFLSGCADARFVMINRCGHWVMVEHAAYFNRECLGFLADTGQSRAA, from the coding sequence ATGTCCGCTACGTCACAAACAACGCCATCCTCGCCGCATCCGAACCTGCCGGTCGGGCGCTTCATCACCACGTCGGCGGGCCTGCGGCTGCACTGCCTCGACTCGGGCAGCGGAGAACCGGTGGTCTTTATCCACGGCAGCGGGCCGGGCGCGAGCGGGCACAGCAACTTCCGCCATAACGCGCCGGCGTTCGAGCAGGCGGGCTTTCGCACGGTGGTGGTGGACCTGCCCGGGTATGGACAGTCGTCCAAGCCGGATGATGTCGAGTACACGCTGGACTTCTTCGTCGCCGCGCTGCGCGAGCAGTTGCTGGCACTCGAGCTGCCGCGCTGCGTGCTCGTGGGCAATTCGCTCGGCGGCGCCATCGCGCTGCAGTACGCGCTGGACTTCCCGGAGCATGTCAGCCGCCTGGTGATGATGGCCCCGGGCGGCGTGGAGGAGCGCGAGACCTATTTCCAGATGGAAGGCATCCAGCGCATGGTGTCGCTGTTCACCGGCGGCCACATGAACCCGGACACCATGCGCCAGCTGCTGCAACTGCTGGTGCACGATGCCAGCCTGGTCACCGACGCGCTCGTCGACGAACGCATGGCGGTGTGCCGCGAGCAGCCGCGCGAGGTGCTGGCGACCATGAAGGTGCCCAACCTGACCACGCGGCTGGGCGAGATCCGCTGCCCGGTGCTGGGCTTCTGGGGCACCGAGGACCAGTTCAATCCCGCCTCCGGCGCGATGAAGTTCCTGAGCGGCTGCGCCGATGCCCGCTTTGTCATGATCAACCGCTGCGGCCACTGGGTGATGGTCGAGCACGCGGCCTATTTCAATCGCGAATGCCTCGGCTTCCTGGCCGATACGGGGCAAAGCCGCGCGGCATAA
- a CDS encoding SDR family oxidoreductase, with protein MTGFDYSGQTVLVTGGMRGIGRAISEAFLRAGAQVFVCGRTAPAHDGELPHAAGRAARFIAADIRDIEQTDAMLARIAQHSPTLDVVVHNAGGSPYALVADASPRLLESVIRLNLVAPLQLAQRANARMQQQVGGGTQLFVGSISALRPSPGTAAYGAAKAGILNAVRSLAVEWAPKVRVAAVSPGLVLTETSQQQHYGDPEALRATAATVPLGRLAQPDDIASACLFLASPQASYVSGANLVLDGGGERPAFLDTASVNRG; from the coding sequence ATGACAGGATTCGACTACAGCGGCCAGACCGTGCTGGTCACCGGCGGCATGCGCGGCATCGGCCGGGCCATCAGCGAAGCCTTCCTGCGCGCCGGCGCGCAGGTCTTCGTCTGCGGACGCACCGCGCCCGCGCACGACGGCGAGTTGCCGCACGCGGCGGGCCGCGCCGCCCGTTTCATCGCAGCGGACATCCGCGACATCGAACAGACCGACGCCATGCTCGCGCGGATTGCGCAGCACAGCCCCACGCTCGATGTGGTGGTCCACAACGCCGGCGGCTCACCCTATGCGCTGGTGGCCGATGCCTCCCCACGGCTGCTGGAATCGGTGATCCGGCTCAACCTGGTGGCTCCCCTGCAACTCGCGCAGCGCGCCAATGCACGCATGCAGCAGCAGGTCGGCGGCGGCACGCAGCTGTTCGTCGGCAGCATCAGCGCGCTGCGCCCGTCGCCGGGCACGGCGGCCTATGGTGCCGCCAAGGCCGGCATCCTCAATGCCGTGCGCTCGCTCGCAGTGGAATGGGCGCCCAAGGTGCGCGTGGCTGCGGTCAGCCCGGGGCTGGTGCTGACCGAAACCTCGCAGCAGCAGCACTACGGCGACCCCGAGGCGCTGCGCGCGACAGCCGCCACGGTGCCGTTGGGCCGTCTCGCACAGCCTGACGATATCGCCAGCGCCTGCCTGTTCCTGGCCTCGCCACAGGCCTCGTACGTCTCCGGCGCCAACCTCGTGCTCGATGGCGGCGGCGAACGTCCGGCCTTCCTCGACACGGCGTCGGTCAATCGCGGCTGA
- a CDS encoding DUF1302 family protein has translation MHQTPSGPVKRRSMLRPIAAAAALATLLAPAARAGETIDLGHDTTLDYSVTASYGAAVRTGHQSNTLLSPANINGDDGDRNFKRGDMTANRVSLLGEAHVRHDAFGALVRGSVFYDWAYSGTNSNNAPFTVNHSGPFNEFTGSARDYHEQRAQLLDAYVYGTTPIGDSQLSFKLGNQVVAWGESLFFANIAGAQGPADATKAFVPGAEVKDILLPVPQASLQLQVTPSFSLMGYYQFTYKANQLFAPGSYFSTSDVVGPGAEFIIGPGFRIPRGPDISPSDWGQWGIGTRFRVFEDTEIGLYQLRYHDKNPSVVTSLFPSLQYQQKYFSGINLTGASFSTQVLGANIAGEISYKDGIPMLVNVAGSPTASPGRALQGQLSAIYSIGPTFLANSQSLLGEIAYLHVLGVDSVMGFSQLTNTRNSAAFQVGWSLTYNNVFDGWDLTVPLTYAQQFSGQSSVAGAFGTLMGYGDKRASVGVTLKYLNNLELGLTYAAFIGGASIANRPLADRDYVAFNAKYSF, from the coding sequence ATGCACCAAACACCAAGCGGCCCAGTGAAACGACGCAGCATGCTACGGCCGATCGCCGCCGCCGCGGCGCTGGCAACGTTGCTCGCGCCGGCCGCCCGCGCCGGCGAAACCATCGATCTCGGCCACGACACCACGCTCGACTACAGCGTAACCGCATCCTATGGCGCGGCGGTCCGTACCGGCCACCAGAGCAACACGCTGCTGAGCCCCGCCAATATCAACGGCGACGACGGCGACCGCAACTTCAAGCGCGGCGACATGACCGCGAACCGCGTCTCGCTGCTGGGCGAGGCGCATGTCAGGCACGACGCCTTCGGTGCCCTGGTGCGCGGCAGCGTGTTCTACGACTGGGCCTACAGCGGCACCAACTCGAACAATGCGCCCTTCACCGTCAACCACAGCGGCCCGTTCAACGAGTTCACCGGCTCGGCGCGCGACTATCACGAGCAGCGCGCGCAACTGCTCGACGCCTATGTCTACGGCACCACGCCGATCGGCGATTCGCAGCTGAGCTTCAAGCTGGGCAACCAGGTGGTGGCATGGGGCGAGAGCCTGTTCTTCGCCAACATCGCCGGTGCGCAGGGGCCCGCCGATGCCACCAAGGCCTTCGTGCCGGGCGCCGAGGTCAAGGACATCCTGCTGCCGGTGCCACAGGCATCGCTGCAGCTGCAGGTCACGCCGTCGTTCAGCCTGATGGGCTATTACCAGTTCACCTACAAGGCGAACCAGCTCTTCGCACCGGGCAGCTACTTCAGCACCAGCGACGTGGTCGGCCCCGGCGCGGAATTCATTATCGGGCCCGGCTTCCGTATCCCGCGTGGCCCCGACATCAGTCCGTCGGACTGGGGACAATGGGGCATCGGCACGCGCTTCCGCGTGTTCGAAGACACCGAGATCGGGCTCTACCAGCTGCGCTATCACGACAAGAACCCGAGCGTCGTGACCTCGCTCTTCCCCTCGCTGCAGTACCAGCAGAAATACTTCAGCGGCATCAACCTGACCGGCGCCAGCTTCTCCACGCAAGTGCTTGGCGCCAATATCGCCGGTGAAATCAGCTACAAGGACGGCATTCCGATGCTGGTGAACGTGGCCGGCTCGCCCACCGCGTCGCCCGGACGTGCCCTGCAGGGGCAGCTGTCGGCGATCTACTCGATCGGCCCGACCTTCCTGGCCAACTCGCAGTCTCTGCTCGGTGAAATCGCCTACCTGCACGTGCTGGGCGTGGATTCGGTGATGGGTTTCAGCCAGCTGACCAACACGCGCAATTCGGCGGCGTTCCAGGTCGGCTGGTCGCTGACCTACAACAACGTGTTCGACGGCTGGGACCTGACGGTGCCGCTCACCTATGCGCAGCAGTTCAGCGGTCAGTCGTCCGTGGCCGGCGCCTTCGGCACGCTGATGGGCTATGGCGACAAGCGCGCCAGCGTGGGCGTGACATTGAAGTACCTGAACAACCTGGAACTCGGCCTGACCTACGCCGCGTTCATCGGCGGCGCGAGCATTGCCAACCGCCCGCTGGCTGACCGCGACTACGTGGCCTTCAACGCCAAATACTCGTTCTGA
- the dmpE gene encoding 2-oxopent-4-enoate hydratase: protein MNADLISTLSNELHQALVARAPVPPLSGRGLALDVRDAYRIQQGFVAHRLAAGDRVTGKKIGVTSEVVQKMLDVHQPDFGILLQSMHYAAGQPIPTDTLIQPCAEGEIAFFLRRDLRGPGVTRDDVLDATESVAACFEIVDSRIRDWRIRIEDTVADNASCGVYVLGDERVSPQALDLAACEMVLEKNGECVATGLGSAALGHPADAVAWLANTLGSFGIPLLAGETILSGSLAALIPVQAGDRLSMRISGIGGCSAMFC from the coding sequence ATGAATGCCGACCTGATCTCCACGCTCAGCAACGAACTCCACCAAGCACTCGTCGCGCGAGCGCCCGTGCCGCCTCTCAGCGGCCGCGGCCTGGCGCTGGACGTGCGCGACGCCTATCGCATCCAGCAGGGCTTTGTCGCGCACCGGCTGGCCGCCGGTGACCGCGTCACCGGCAAGAAGATCGGCGTGACCAGCGAGGTGGTGCAGAAGATGCTGGACGTGCACCAGCCCGACTTCGGCATCCTGCTGCAAAGCATGCACTACGCCGCGGGCCAGCCCATCCCCACGGACACGCTGATCCAGCCGTGCGCCGAAGGCGAGATCGCCTTCTTCCTGCGGCGCGACCTGCGCGGCCCCGGCGTGACCCGCGACGACGTGCTCGATGCGACCGAGTCGGTGGCAGCGTGCTTCGAGATCGTCGACTCGCGCATCCGCGACTGGCGCATCCGCATCGAGGACACCGTGGCCGACAACGCTTCATGCGGCGTCTACGTACTTGGCGACGAGCGCGTCAGCCCGCAGGCGCTGGACCTGGCCGCATGCGAGATGGTGCTGGAAAAGAACGGCGAATGCGTGGCCACGGGCCTGGGCAGCGCCGCGCTGGGCCATCCCGCCGACGCGGTGGCGTGGCTCGCCAACACGCTGGGCAGCTTCGGCATTCCGCTGCTGGCCGGCGAAACCATCCTGTCCGGCTCGCTGGCGGCACTGATTCCCGTGCAGGCCGGCGACCGGCTGTCCATGCGCATCAGCGGCATCGGCGGCTGCAGCGCCATGTTCTGCTGA
- a CDS encoding acetaldehyde dehydrogenase (acetylating): MNKIRCALIGPGNIGTDLLYKLRRSDILEPVWMVGVEAASEGLARARELGLKTTSDGIDGLLPHLEADDIRIAFDATSAYVHAEHSARLTARGVRVIDLTPAAIGPFCVPPVNLDAHIGSNEMNVNMVTCGGQATIPMVYAVSRVQPVAYGEIVATVSSRSVGPGTRRNIDEFTRTTAGAIEAVGGARQGKAIIVINPAEPPLIMRDTIHCLTDDAPDVAAITASVHDMIAEVRKYVPGYTLKNGPVFDGQRVSIFLEVEGLGDYLPKYAGNLDIMTASAARTAECIAAAMLAVPETTTA; this comes from the coding sequence ATGAACAAGATCCGATGCGCCCTGATCGGGCCCGGCAATATCGGCACCGACCTGCTCTACAAGCTGCGCCGCAGCGACATCCTGGAACCCGTCTGGATGGTGGGCGTAGAAGCCGCCTCCGAAGGCCTCGCGCGAGCGCGCGAGCTGGGCCTGAAGACCACCAGCGACGGCATCGACGGCTTGCTGCCGCACCTGGAAGCCGACGATATCCGCATCGCCTTCGATGCCACCTCGGCCTACGTCCACGCCGAGCACTCGGCCAGGCTCACCGCGCGCGGCGTGCGCGTGATCGACCTGACGCCGGCCGCGATCGGGCCGTTCTGCGTGCCGCCGGTCAACCTCGACGCCCATATCGGCAGCAACGAGATGAACGTCAACATGGTCACGTGCGGCGGCCAGGCCACCATCCCCATGGTGTACGCCGTGTCGCGCGTGCAGCCGGTGGCCTATGGCGAGATCGTCGCGACGGTGTCGTCGCGCTCGGTCGGTCCCGGCACGCGCCGCAATATCGACGAATTCACGCGCACCACCGCGGGCGCGATCGAGGCCGTGGGCGGCGCGCGCCAGGGCAAGGCCATCATCGTGATCAACCCGGCCGAGCCGCCGCTGATCATGCGCGACACCATCCACTGCCTGACCGACGACGCGCCCGACGTGGCCGCCATCACCGCGTCCGTGCACGACATGATTGCCGAAGTGCGCAAGTACGTGCCGGGCTATACGCTCAAGAACGGCCCCGTGTTCGACGGCCAGCGCGTGTCGATCTTCCTGGAGGTGGAGGGGCTGGGCGACTACCTGCCGAAGTACGCCGGCAACCTCGACATCATGACCGCCTCGGCGGCTCGCACCGCCGAGTGCATCGCCGCCGCGATGCTGGCCGTCCCTGAAACCACTACCGCCTGA
- the dmpG gene encoding 4-hydroxy-2-oxovalerate aldolase, producing the protein MGQRITLHDMTLRDGMHPKRHQISLEQMKGIARGLDAAGVPLIEVTHGDGLGGASVNYGFPAHSDEEYLRAVLGELKQSRVSALLLPGIGTVDHLRMAHEIGVHTIRVATHCTEADVSEQHIGMARKLGMDTVGFLMMAHMAPVQTLVQQALLMESYGANCLYITDSAGHMLPHDVTEKLSAVRQALRPETELGFHGHHNLAMGVANSLAAIACGANRIDAAAAGLGAGAGNTPMEVLVAVCERMGIETGVDVFRIADVAEDLVVPIMDHPIRIDRDALTLGYAGVYSSFLLFAKRAEAKYRIPAREILVELGRQRLVGGQEDMIEDTAITLARERGLLVA; encoded by the coding sequence ATGGGCCAACGCATCACCCTGCACGACATGACGCTGCGCGACGGCATGCATCCGAAGCGCCACCAGATCTCGCTGGAACAGATGAAGGGCATCGCCCGCGGCCTGGATGCCGCCGGCGTGCCGCTGATCGAAGTGACCCACGGCGACGGCCTGGGCGGCGCCTCGGTCAACTACGGCTTCCCCGCGCACAGCGACGAGGAATACCTGCGCGCGGTGCTGGGCGAGCTGAAACAGTCGCGCGTCTCGGCGCTGCTGCTGCCCGGCATCGGCACCGTCGACCACCTGCGCATGGCGCACGAGATTGGCGTGCATACCATCCGCGTCGCCACGCATTGCACCGAAGCGGACGTCTCCGAGCAGCATATCGGCATGGCGCGCAAGCTGGGCATGGATACGGTGGGCTTCCTGATGATGGCGCACATGGCGCCGGTGCAGACGCTGGTGCAGCAGGCGCTGCTGATGGAAAGCTACGGCGCCAACTGCCTGTACATCACCGACTCGGCCGGCCACATGCTGCCGCACGACGTCACCGAGAAGCTGAGCGCCGTGCGGCAGGCGCTGCGGCCCGAGACCGAGCTGGGCTTCCATGGCCACCACAACCTCGCCATGGGCGTGGCCAATTCACTGGCCGCGATTGCGTGCGGCGCGAACCGCATCGACGCCGCCGCCGCGGGGCTGGGCGCCGGTGCCGGCAACACGCCGATGGAAGTGCTGGTGGCCGTGTGCGAGCGCATGGGCATTGAGACCGGCGTCGACGTGTTCCGCATTGCCGACGTGGCCGAGGACCTGGTGGTGCCGATCATGGACCACCCGATCCGTATCGACCGCGACGCGCTCACGCTGGGCTATGCCGGCGTGTATTCGTCCTTCCTGCTGTTCGCCAAGCGCGCCGAGGCCAAGTACCGCATTCCCGCGCGCGAGATCCTGGTCGAACTGGGGCGCCAGCGGCTGGTGGGCGGACAGGAAGACATGATCGAGGACACGGCGATCACGCTGGCGCGCGAGCGTGGACTGCTGGTGGCGTAA
- a CDS encoding amino acid permease, producing MKNLQRNLGARHIRFLALGSAIGTGLFYGSASAIQLAGPAVILAYILGGAAVYMVMRALGEMAVREPVSGSFGRYASEYLGPLAGFLTGWTYILEMIIVCLADVTAFGIYMGFWFPEVPQWIWVLGIVMLICGLNLCNVKVFGELEFWLALVKILAIAAMIIGGTLILFLGVQMNGEHSPGLTNLWAHGGFLPHGVGGLIASLAVVMFAYGGIEIIGITGGEAKNPEKVIPRAINAVPARILLFYVLTMTVLMAIFPWTGIGGQGSPFVQIFSGLGIKSAAAILNLIVISAAISAINSNIFGAGRMMFGMAEQGQAPRIFATTSRHGVPWVTVLAMAAALLGGVVLNYLIPEQVFVIIASIATFATVWVWLMILLSQVAMRRRLSAEEVRALKFKVPMWPVGPALAIAFMLFVIGVLGYVEDTRVALYVGMGWVALLSLAWYLRAKPQDDRILAQETSAS from the coding sequence TTGAAAAACCTGCAACGCAACCTCGGCGCGCGGCATATCCGCTTTCTTGCGCTTGGCTCGGCCATTGGCACGGGCCTGTTCTACGGCTCGGCATCGGCCATCCAGCTCGCTGGCCCCGCCGTCATTCTGGCCTATATCCTGGGCGGCGCAGCCGTCTACATGGTCATGCGCGCGCTCGGCGAAATGGCGGTTCGCGAGCCGGTATCAGGCTCCTTCGGGCGCTATGCAAGCGAGTACCTCGGCCCGCTCGCGGGCTTTCTCACCGGATGGACCTATATCCTCGAGATGATCATCGTCTGCCTCGCGGACGTGACCGCATTCGGCATCTACATGGGATTCTGGTTCCCCGAAGTTCCGCAATGGATATGGGTGCTCGGCATCGTCATGCTGATCTGCGGGTTGAACCTGTGCAACGTGAAGGTGTTCGGGGAACTGGAGTTCTGGCTTGCCTTGGTGAAGATCCTCGCCATCGCCGCGATGATCATCGGCGGCACCCTGATCCTGTTCCTCGGGGTCCAGATGAATGGCGAACACTCTCCGGGCCTGACCAATCTGTGGGCGCATGGCGGCTTCCTCCCGCACGGCGTTGGAGGACTGATTGCCTCGCTGGCCGTGGTGATGTTTGCGTATGGCGGCATCGAGATCATCGGCATCACCGGCGGTGAAGCCAAGAACCCGGAGAAGGTCATCCCGAGGGCGATCAACGCCGTGCCGGCGCGGATCCTGCTGTTCTACGTACTGACGATGACCGTGCTGATGGCAATCTTTCCGTGGACCGGCATTGGCGGTCAGGGCAGCCCGTTTGTACAGATCTTCTCCGGGCTGGGCATCAAGTCCGCCGCGGCGATTCTGAACCTGATCGTGATTTCCGCCGCCATCTCGGCAATCAACAGCAACATCTTTGGCGCCGGACGGATGATGTTCGGCATGGCGGAGCAGGGCCAGGCACCGCGCATCTTTGCGACCACCTCGCGTCACGGTGTGCCCTGGGTGACGGTGCTGGCGATGGCCGCCGCGCTGCTCGGCGGCGTGGTGCTGAACTACCTGATTCCCGAGCAGGTGTTCGTGATCATTGCATCGATCGCGACCTTCGCGACCGTATGGGTCTGGCTCATGATCCTGCTGTCCCAGGTTGCCATGCGGCGCCGCCTGTCGGCCGAGGAAGTTCGCGCCCTCAAGTTCAAGGTGCCGATGTGGCCCGTCGGTCCGGCGCTTGCGATTGCCTTCATGCTGTTTGTAATCGGCGTGCTGGGCTATGTCGAAGACACGCGCGTGGCGCTCTATGTCGGCATGGGTTGGGTTGCGCTGCTGTCACTCGCCTGGTATCTCCGGGCCAAGCCGCAGGATGACCGGATTCTTGCCCAGGAGACCAGCGCATCGTGA
- the hutH gene encoding histidine ammonia-lyase, whose amino-acid sequence MSYQANQSATALHLQPGELTLAQLRAVHQHPVRITLDERAFAAIDRSVACVESVISEGRTAYGINTGFGLLAQTRIAREDLESLQRSLVLSHAAGVGEPIDDALVRLIMVLKINSLARGLSGIRRKVIDALIALVNAEVYPRIPLKGSVGASGDLAPLAHMSLLLLGEGQARHRGKWLPAREALALADLQPLTLAAKEGLALLNGTQVSTAYALQGLFQAEDLFAAASVCGALTVEASLGSRAPFDPRIHAARGQRGQIDSAAIYRQLLGPTSEIGQSHASCEKVQDPYSLRCQPQVMGACLTQIRNAADVLGVEANSVSDNPLVFAQEGDIISGGNFHAEPVAMAADNLALALAEIGALSERRISLMMDKHMSQLPAFLVANGGVNSGFMIAQVTAAALASENKALAHPASVDSLPTSANQEDHVSMAPNAGKRLWEMASNVQGILAIEWLAACQGLDFREGAKTTDALERARGLLRQSVPFYDKDRYFAPDIEGASALIAKRHLTALLPAGMLPSL is encoded by the coding sequence ATGTCTTATCAAGCAAACCAGTCGGCCACCGCCCTCCATCTGCAACCCGGTGAGCTGACGCTCGCGCAACTGCGTGCCGTGCATCAGCATCCGGTCAGGATCACGCTCGACGAGCGTGCCTTCGCGGCCATCGACCGCAGCGTGGCGTGCGTGGAGAGCGTCATCTCCGAGGGCCGCACGGCCTATGGCATCAACACCGGCTTCGGCCTGCTGGCGCAGACGCGCATCGCACGCGAGGATCTGGAAAGCCTGCAGCGCTCGCTGGTGCTCTCGCATGCGGCCGGCGTAGGCGAGCCGATCGATGACGCCCTGGTGCGCCTGATCATGGTGCTCAAGATCAACAGCCTGGCGCGGGGGCTGTCCGGCATCCGCCGCAAGGTCATCGACGCGTTGATCGCACTGGTGAACGCCGAGGTGTACCCGCGCATCCCGCTGAAGGGCTCGGTTGGCGCCTCGGGCGACCTCGCGCCGCTTGCCCACATGTCCCTGCTGCTGCTCGGCGAGGGCCAGGCGCGCCATCGCGGCAAATGGCTGCCCGCACGCGAAGCGCTTGCCCTTGCCGATCTGCAACCGCTCACGCTCGCCGCCAAGGAAGGGCTTGCATTGCTCAACGGCACGCAGGTATCCACCGCCTATGCCCTCCAGGGCTTGTTCCAGGCAGAAGACCTGTTCGCCGCGGCAAGTGTCTGCGGCGCGCTGACCGTCGAGGCGTCGCTCGGCTCGCGTGCTCCGTTCGATCCACGTATTCACGCGGCGCGTGGCCAGCGTGGCCAGATCGACTCGGCTGCGATCTACCGCCAACTGCTGGGGCCGACCAGCGAAATCGGCCAGTCCCATGCGAGCTGCGAGAAGGTGCAGGATCCCTATTCCCTGCGCTGCCAGCCGCAAGTCATGGGCGCCTGCCTGACGCAGATCCGCAATGCGGCGGACGTCCTTGGCGTCGAAGCGAACTCGGTTTCCGACAACCCGCTGGTGTTTGCGCAGGAAGGAGACATCATCTCGGGCGGCAACTTCCACGCCGAGCCGGTGGCCATGGCGGCGGACAACCTCGCGCTGGCGCTGGCCGAGATTGGCGCGCTGAGCGAGCGGCGCATTTCGCTGATGATGGACAAGCATATGTCGCAGCTGCCGGCGTTCCTTGTCGCCAATGGCGGCGTCAACTCCGGCTTCATGATCGCGCAGGTCACGGCCGCGGCTTTGGCTTCGGAGAACAAGGCGCTGGCACACCCCGCCAGCGTCGACAGCCTGCCCACCTCCGCGAACCAGGAAGACCACGTGTCCATGGCACCCAACGCCGGCAAACGGCTTTGGGAGATGGCTAGCAACGTGCAGGGCATCCTTGCCATCGAATGGCTCGCCGCCTGCCAGGGACTCGATTTCCGCGAGGGGGCAAAGACTACCGACGCGCTCGAGCGCGCGCGCGGGCTGCTGCGACAGTCAGTGCCGTTCTACGACAAGGACCGCTACTTCGCGCCGGACATCGAAGGTGCCAGCGCACTGATCGCCAAGCGCCACCTCACGGCCCTGCTGCCTGCGGGCATGCTGCCGAGCCTCTAA